AGTAACTTCGGCCTGCGCAAAAACGGCCCCGAAAACGAGGACCGCAGCTGCAAAAAAACATCTCCTGAAAAACATAGATACTCCTTAAAACCCGCCACCTCCACTAATATACATTCCTTTCAATTGCCTCGCAAGTAAAAACCGAAAAAACAGACAGACGGGCGCGGAATGGCGACAAAACTGGTGGACAAACCCCCGCCATTTTGCTAAATTTAGGCCCGTAACTTTTAACCGGCGATGCAAGTCGCCAAAGAATCAAGAGGTAAAACAAATGGCAGTTTCTTACAAGGAACTCGGCTTGGTTAACACCAAGGAAATGTTCAAGAAGGCTGTTGCTGGTGGCTACGCCATCCCGGCTTTCAACTTCAACACCATGGAACAGATGCAGGCCATCGTGCAGGCTGCTGTCAAGCAGAAGTCTCCGGTGATCATGCAGGTCTCTAAGGGTGCCCGCAACTACGCCAACGGCACCATCCTCCGCTACATGGCCCAGGGTGCTGTTGAATACGCCAAGGAACTCGGCTGCGCCAATCCGCAGATCGTGCTCCAC
The sequence above is a segment of the Fibrobacter sp. genome. Coding sequences within it:
- a CDS encoding class II fructose-bisphosphate aldolase produces the protein MAVSYKELGLVNTKEMFKKAVAGGYAIPAFNFNTMEQMQAIVQAAVKQKSPVIMQVSKGARNYANGTILRYMAQGAVEYAKELGCANPQIVLH